From the Synechococcus sp. KORDI-49 genome, the window AGCGCGTGTTCTGCGCTGAAGAACAGATCTAACCAGAACACTTGCTCTTAACCCATGAATATCTACGCGCAGATCTTCCAGGAGATCGAAGAGGGTCTTTATGCGCCCTTTCCTGGAGAACTGGAGAACCCTTATTGGGTTGCTCCAGAAGAGATCAATCGCAAGGAGGAAGAAACCCTTGTATTGGCATAAGTGGTTTTTAGGGCGTGTCTTCAAGATTCAGTTCTGGAGAGACGCAAAAGGACAAAGAACACTCTTACTCATGTTTTGAAAATGCCTGAATTAACAGAAAAGAAACCTCAATTGTTGAAGGTTGACGAATCAATCCTTGACGACGTCAGGACTGTTGCCTGCGAACTTGAGGAATATCGCGACACCTTGCTGGATAGCATCGACTACTCCCTAACTGAATTTCGAAAAGATATTTACGGGTGGGACGGCAAGGAAGCAGCAAGAGACCTGCGTAAGCAGGGATTTGAGGTTTACCTAAGAACGACCTGGTTCGTCGAAAAGGACGGCAAAGAAGTTCAACTCACTGTTTGAAAATGCTTATTACCGACGACCAGAAGTGGGAACTTCTCCACGCATTGATTGGTTATTGCAACGAAGACCCCGACTTTCTTGAACATCGACTCGAAGAACTAATTGAACTTAAAGGAGACGAACTCTATTCGTCTTACATGTCTGAAGACTGATCACTAACAAAATCCTTTTAACAATGACCCAAAAAGAACTCCGCAACTTGGCGCTCTCTTTCGTGCGCGATGAACTTCCCTTTGAATTCGAAGATTGCATTGCCCGTGTGCTGGATCGTTTCCCAGAGCACCTGCAAGTAGAAGGTCGCCTCTCTGACTACGAGGTAGAAGACCTGGTCTACTCCGACCATTACTACAAGCACATCAAGGAATACCTCCTGGACTTCGTGGTTGGAAAGGTCTTCATGTCTGTCGAACCCATTCCTAATACCTCTATCGCCACCGAACCACTGTTTGCTTCCGTATGAAATCGAATCTCTTAATTGCGTCCACCATCCCCTCCCGTAAATCAGGCGGGGGATTTAGTGAATTATCTTCTGAGCAATACATCAACAACTTTTTTCGCTTACGCACTGACAATCGCATTGGAAACGTACGTGCTCAGCAATCTGACTGGACCGCAGAATACACCAGACGCAATCACTCGTATTCGCTTGACGACCTCTTTAATCCAGATCTAAGCGGACTTGAGATTGAGGAAAATCCAGAAGGAGAATGGGTTAGAGAAAGTCATAAGAAACTCAAGGTAATTCTTACTGCTACCAATGGTTTGTGGACTGTTGGAGTTGATCATGATACGCGAAATAAGTTCTATGATTTTTCAATTAGTGTAAACACAGGTGGTGTTTATAGGTTCCACCCTGAAGCAATTGAGAAGGATATCACTGGCAAATATGGTTCCTTGATATACCAACAATGGCGAGCATTGGTAATGAGTGACCTCGACTCCTTGAAGGAACTTGTGCGAGAGGTCCGAGACAATCTTCAAGTGGTTGTCCCTTCGATTACTTGTTGTGGTCGATCCGCCCGTCTGTGTCAAAAAGTTGGTATTCCAGTTGTCAAAAGTTTTGCATTCTTATTCCCTTCTTCCTACACCGTTTAATCATGTCTGAGTTTAATTACAAGTTTTCCAATCCACCCACAGAGACGAACTATCTCGTCGATCAGGTGCCTGCAACTGATGTAGATGAATTTATTTCTTTTATGCAGGAGTTTCGAAAGAAGACTGGTTGCCGCTTTCGCTTTAAGGCAGATGGCAGAACGACGCAAGTAGTCACCGAGTTCCCTGCCACCTATTGATCATGAGTCAGACATTAAAAGACGATGACCAGAGAACTATTGGTGAAGTTCTCTCAGATGGTTCTGATGAGGAGTACAGGGAAGCATCACATCGGTTGCTTGCTGCATTTATCAAGTACAACGGGGAAGATCCAAATGAAAAGTTTGACTTGGTGAAATTAAAATCACCTTACTCCGACGATACAACTGGTTTCGGACTTGTTCATCCTCTCCACCAAAATGAGGTAATCGCATTTAGCAATCCAGAGATTGATCGTGGATTCATTATCTTTGATTGTTGTGGCGACGTTCATCCTTTTCCACTTTCACCCCCGAAGAAGGCATTTGATGAATTCCTGTCTGAGGAAGGTCATGCAATGTGGGAAGACGCAATGAACCACAACCAGGGTCGTGAGGACTATTACTTCATGGATAAGGTCCCCTCCGTCAAATGACCCACTGACGACCTCAGACCGTCACTAAACCCTTGGTGCGTTGAGGAGACTGAGTGGTAACTAATGCACGACTTTCTAATACAAAAAAATGAAATACAACAACGATCTATTCCTCGCCAGTCTTGATTCTTGGGATTGGGAGGAGCGACGTCGCTACTACCGCTCCTGGCGGGAAGAGAATATCGAGAAAATCACGGCGCAACTTTCTGGTCTTGAATTCTCCAATGATCAGGAGAAGACCTTGATACTCGAATACATGAAGGGTATTGCTAAGGGTGCCCAGATCGAGCGCGACTTCACTCCGCAGTTCAACAGGGAGACCGAGGAGAAGGAAGTCCCTTCCAGCACTTGGAGCGCAGGCATGACCTTCTACCGCCTCTGCTCTTATCGCAGCGGACGAGACCTCTCTGCAAAATCTCTCAACGCGCACCGTTCCTTTATCCAGAACGTTGCTGCTGAATTTGTATCCCCTGAAGACATTACGTGGGAGTACAACCGTGAAACTGGTATCAAGCGGGGATATGACATGTCCTCCTTTGGTCCGCTTGCCCTTGCCTTGAACGTGTGGGATTTGACTGATCAACTTTTCCGCCAGACAAAACGATTGGCATCAGTTGAGCAGGATGTTCTTCAACAGCGATCTGTGGTGAAGAGTGCAGAAGTGGAACTGAGCGAGGCACGTACCCAACTGAGTGATTCGACCTCATCGGTAGTCCATACTCTCTGAGTTGCTGACGACCTCAGACCGTCAATAAACCCTGCAGGGGACCAGGCAACTGCTGGTGTTTGTCCCTTTTATTCCTTATATCAAAATACGATGACCGTAACCACTTCGGCACCTGCATATTGCAGTGATGCCTTCATCTTCGACGTAAAGCATCTGAAATTCGATCCATTCGACCTTGTTGAACGCGGAATTGATTTTGCAGAGGTGGAATACCTTCAAGACAAGTTATTGAACAATTACCACCTGGTGGAAATCGACGCTAATGAGTGCCCCAATTTTGATATGGCATACGAAATCTTCAGCGAGCGTGTCTATGAGGCATCTCAGGGAACAATCGAGACTGGCGAAGAGGTCGTACTCCTGACGCGTGGCAACTACGACGAAAACTTTGAGGATGCTCTGCCGACTGACAAACCTGTTATCGAGACTCTGTGATGACTTATTCACGTCGCTATGTTTCTGACCTTGACGTTGCTTGCGGAAGAGTTCTTACGCAGACCTTGGATAAAGATGCCGTAGATATGGATCAGAGACTTACAGAAGAGGAGTGGACTGATTTTTGCAACAAGTACCAAGGTGCTTTTGCACTTGCCGCCCAAGAAACAGCAGAGATGATGTTGGAGTGGTATTCATCCAGTGAAGACGAAGATCCTGTGATTTAGAGAGATGGAGCACCTGTTTGATGCTTAAAACTACCGTCCACAAATGCCCGTGCTGTGAAGAACGCATTGTCTCTTTTTCCCGTTCTCTTGTTTCTCATATTGACGGCGACTACCTGTGTATCGATCTCACACTTGAGCAACTTGCACTCCTCTCCTACCAAATCCAGGATCAACTAAAGACTTCTTCCTGGATGGGTGAACAGGTAACACATTAACAGATTAACAATGGAAAATCGGCGTAGAAGGAAGCGTACTCGCGTTGTTGTGCGAGGACCAGGCACTGCAAACAACAAGTGTCGTGAGGTCCTCGAACTACTTTCTCTTGAGAAGAATCGGACTGCATACCGCAATCAACAAAAGAATATTCAAATCCATCAATACAAGGAGGTTATGACCGCACGATGAACTTCAACACAGTTAACCGCAAGGTGCTTGATTGCCTTCGTGAACTGGCAGATGACAACGAAATCAGTATGCGTAAGAAGAGTGGGCACCAGATCGTTGTTGCCCGCTTTGGTGGTGAGGAGAGGATCTTTGGTCTTTCTGCCTCACCTGGTTCTAACTACCAACGCAATATTCGATATTCCCTTAATCGTTTTATCCGTTCACTACCCATTGACCGTGAACCTATTACAAGTTTTTGATCGTTAATCTGTTATTCCGTTGTCGCTTAAATGAGTTTATAGACGTATACACCAGGAGAGGGTGAAAGACGAATCCACTTCTCATCCACCCTCTTTTCTTTCTTGATATTCTTTTTGTCTAAGAGTGCTGCCATATAAAACTATATAACTACGGTGTTTCCTAATAGATTATACACCAATTTAACAATAAAATCTACCTACCAGTTGCTATGTATTCCGCTAAACAAATAGTCGGTTCCAACACCATGTCGGTGATCGAACCGAAGGGCGTACTACGCCAAGCATTTTTTTGGAAGCAATCCAAAGACGACAAGAAACAGATTGAGAAACTGGAGGGTTGGAACGTCTATGACTATGTCGATAAGTTCCTGCCTGCCTTTGGTTTCTACTCTTACAGAGACCCCAGTTGTGAGGAGTCTGCTGAATTTCAGGTTATTCAGAAGAACGGTCGCTTCGTCCAAATCATCGGTGGTCTTAATGACCCCAAGACGACTGAAAAGATATTTCGCTGGACACTGGATTCACTTAAGTACCTCTGTGGGGTTGGTTGCGACCTCCCCGACTACAAGAACATCAAAAAGGCATTGATGTTCAAGAAAAACCTCTTCGAAAAATGGACGATGCAGTTCTTGCCTGAACTGCCCGAGGTCGAAAGCGAAGACGGTATGGGCAAGACAGAGGTTGTGCCCCAACGATCACTACGGGACAACCCTGAGCAAGCACATGTCTGCTTTAAGAACGCTGTGGTGGTCATCCGCAAGGGCAAAGAACCTGTTGCGGTTCCCTATTCCCGCCTGCCCAAGGAGATTTTTATCTGGCAGGACCAGGTTCGGAACTACGACATCAACAGCGACCTCTTGGACTTAGGTCCTCATGGGGTCTGGTGGGACTTCATGCAGAACACCTCCCGCGAATTCGTAGAGGGGACTTGGGTTGTTAACCACGGGATGCTCACCACCTTGATGACCTCCTACGGATATCTGCTGCACGACTACACCCCACCCGACCTCCGCAAGGCAATCGTTCTTTATGACCGCACCAATGCCATCCGTGAAGGCGGTGCTGGTAAGTCGATCCTGTGCGACGGCATCAACCAACTCCGTCCCTACCACTGGATTGACGGCAAACGCCTGAAGGGTGAGCAGCGGTTCGTGATGGAGGGATACACCGAGGACAAGCGTGTGGTCCTCATCTCAGACCTCCGCAAGGACTGGGAATTGGAGGACTACTACAACATGATTTCCGACGGTTTCACGGTGGAAGGCAAGGGCAAACCCGTCTTCACCATCCCCAAGAAACTGGCACCGAAACTGCTCCTCAACACCAACTACACCATCCCTGCGGTCAGTCGCTCAGACCGTCGCCGCGTTCACTTCGTTCCCATCAGTCAGTTCTATGGGGTCCTCAACGACTCCCAGGGCAAGACGCCTGCTGACGTGCATGGCGGATACCTGCTGGAAGAGGGGAACTGGACGAGTGAGGACTGGACCTCCTTCTACGTGACCTGTATCCACTGCATTCAGGAATACGTCGATAAGGGACTTGTTGTCTTCAACGACCATGTCCTCCATGACCGCCAACTGCTTGCTGCTGCCGCGCACGACGAGACCTTGCTTCAGATCATGCAGGGGTTCATCGAAGAGGTTGTCCGCAGTGGTGGCGTCTGCGAACGCGATCAGGTGATGAATCTGTACCAGACCAACCCAGACCTGGAGCGTTACTCCGATTGGAGTGCCTCCTGGAAAACCCGTCGCTTCAAGGACATTGCTGCGGGGATGGGATATCAGGTCAATCCAGGACGCACTGGAAACCGCTGGCAGCAGAAGGTGAATGGAGAGATGAAGGACTTCTACGAACTGGTCCGTCCTCTTCAACCTGATGCCCCTCAAACCCAAAAGGGTTCTGGTGGCATCAAGACCAATGCCGAGAAGGCAGCAGCAGAGGAACCACCTGTGGTTAAGGGCGGTCGATTTGCTGGTTTCCTGTTCGGTGAGGAGGACTGATGACGCAAACGAATACCAACGCCATACCTATGACCCAACCATTCAGCACTAATCCAAAACTGGCGGACTGGGTTCCGTCAGAGCAGCAAATTCAGACCATCACTGCTGCTCGTGACATCTGGGACCTGGTCCCAGAGGAGGAAGGAGACGAAACGAACAAGTCCTGCATCAACCTCTTGAACGTCTATTCCCACATGCGCCCAGAGATCACCGATCCGCAGCAACTGGCAGACGACGCAGAGGAGTGGTTGCACAACGTCATCGCGTACCGCAAGCGCCATGAGGCAGGGAACTGATGGCACGACTGACCACAGCACCCCGCTTCCTGCGTGTCAGGGAGGTCCTGGAGATGACGGGTATGTCCCGCTCATTCATCTATGCCCAGATGGCAGAGGGCACCTTTCCCAAGCAGATCCACCTGGGTCCTCGCACCATCGTCTGGAACGAGCGTGAGGTGGTCCAGTGGATGGAAGACCGCATGGCATCCAGATGACCCCGACGGGTGGGGGACCTAAGTACCGACAGAACTCTCCTAAGGCAGGGCACTCATCGGTGCTCTGCCTTTTTTGCGCCCCATGGATACAGAAAGGGGTAGTTCTTCTTATGCCCCGGTGCTCTGAACCCCCTTAGAACGGGAATGAGGTCAGAGACTTATAGGAACTGCAAAGCAGGTCTCAACGACCTTTAGGGGGGTCCCGCACCCCCCTTTTAAATGCGCGCTTCTACGGATGGCGGCAGCACTCCAGGGACGTGAAAGTTCCATCAACCCTCTCTGGAGGGGTGAATGCGTCATCGAGGGAGGGACTAGGGAACCCTCCTTTTTTGTGCGTCCCGTGACTCAAGTAGTCGTTTGGTCGTTATGGCGACGTTGTGTTGCCACCCCTCGCGTCATCCTCTGGGTGCTTCCTTTTCGGTGAAAGGGGGCGATGCGTCGAACGCGGGGGTGCTTAGGGAACACCCCCACTTTTGTGCCGTTTCGTAAAGAGTGCTTTCGCATCTGCCGTTGGAGCGGTGATGTTGCCTTCGGACCTACTCCCTTGGTTCGACGCATTAGTCCCCTTCAGTGGCGGCATTCCCTGCCGCCTTTTTTATTGCTTACGGGCAACCGAACCAGGAGCGGTCCTCACCACCTCCTCTGACGGTTCTCCTACTCCTCACAGAAGAGCGCCAGGATGAAGGTAATGGGGCGTCAAGCGAGGGGACGGGACCTCTGGGGTGAGAACCCAGGGGTCTTTTTTTGTGCCTGAAATCGTCTGTGGTGCGAAATCGTTTACGGCATTTCCCTTCGTGAGATCGCGTAGGGCACTCCCTCAGTCCAGCGCTGTCCTGCACCGTCTAATGCGCGTGTTAGGTAATGTGTTAGGTAATTTCAGGTAAAATCACCCTGAAGTTGTCCAAGACTGTGTGAGAGCGTCCAAAAAAAGGTGAATTGGACTTCCACCCTCTCCGTTTTTTCCTGGTCCCAGGGGGGTCCGTCAGGTCCCAGGGAGTCCCAAGATCGTCTGGTATCACTGACTTTTGACGGAATTTCGGTTCCAGGGCGTCCCACCCGGTTCCAAAGCATTTGGGGGACAAATCGGGGGACACGAAACCGGTGTCCCCCAGGTAGACATGGGATAGAGACGCCGATGTCAGATTCAAGTGTTAAAGAGCTCAAAGCCCAGCAAAAAAGCAGCCTCTTGATTGCCCGGACTAAAGAACTGTATGAGATTGAGCATACTTTTAAAGCAGTGGAGCTCAGCTCTGTGCACGTAAAAAGACCAAAAACCGTTGTAGACAAATATTAAGAAAATATGATACTGTGTAAATAGTAGGTGTTGCTCTTGTGCCAATAGTCAGGTTAGGTTCGACCTCTGTTGCCTCAGTAGTTGATTCTGAACAAATAATTGCGCTGCCTCTTGACGTCACATTCCTTGAAGCGGGCGTGGCTGCGATTACAGGATTGGAAATACGGATCAACTATGACGCCACCATCCTGGACTTAGTCCAAGATGGTGGAAACACTGCAATCGAGTGGATCAATATTAATGTTCCGAATTTCAATGCTGTTGGTCAACTCTCAGACACCAGCAAAGTAGGATGGCTAGTTGATCCAGGAACGGCATTTAAAGGAGAGGGCGCTTCTAAACTTGTCACTGGTGCTGCTATGGCACGTGAGAATAGGGGGTCCGGTTTCATCAAAGTTGCCGTAGGATCGAACGATGGAATTGCTGTCGATGATCCATCAGCTATCACGGATGAAAATCCACTCACTATCGGAAGTTTGCTGGTAAAAATTCCAGCTGGAACACGAGATCAAATCCTCAACTTTGATCTAAATATTGGAGAGGTAAGCATCCATGGGATGGTCAACGGGAGATCTGTTGCACTCACAACGACAGATGTCATCGATGGTGTCGTGACGCTGGGTGACGCTGTTGCAGAAAGAGTACCAACCCCGCCAACGATTGCCATCACCACAGCTGACGACAACCTCATCATTGGTGAGACGGCAGTCATCACATTCACCCTCTCAGAATCAGCCACAGATTTCACCGTCGACGACGTCACCGTCAGCGGCGGCTCCCTGAGCGGCTTTACCGGCAGCGACACCTCTTACACCGCAACCTTCACGCCAACGCCAAATAGCACCGCTGATGGTGTTATCTCCGTTGCTTCTGGCACATTCACCGACGCCCAAGGAGACGCCAGCACTGCTGCTTCCTCGGTGAACATGACGGTGGACACGCGCGACACCACCCCACCAACGATTGCCATCACCACGGCTGACGACACTCTCACCACCGGTGAAACAGCAGCCATCGCGTTCACCCTCTCGGAAGCAGCCACAGATTTTTTCCTCGAAGATGCCACCGTCTGGGGCGGCTCACTAAGTGGGTTTACCGGCAGTGGCACCTCTTACACCGCAACCTTCACCCCAACATCGGACAGCACAGAAAACGGAATCATCGCCGTCTCAGCAGGTGCCTTCACCGATGCCGCCGGCAACGCCAGCACCACTGGTGCTTCGGTGACCCTGAATGTCAACACCCTGGCGCGGCCGACGTTAACCATTGCCAGTG encodes:
- a CDS encoding primase-helicase family protein, producing the protein MSVIEPKGVLRQAFFWKQSKDDKKQIEKLEGWNVYDYVDKFLPAFGFYSYRDPSCEESAEFQVIQKNGRFVQIIGGLNDPKTTEKIFRWTLDSLKYLCGVGCDLPDYKNIKKALMFKKNLFEKWTMQFLPELPEVESEDGMGKTEVVPQRSLRDNPEQAHVCFKNAVVVIRKGKEPVAVPYSRLPKEIFIWQDQVRNYDINSDLLDLGPHGVWWDFMQNTSREFVEGTWVVNHGMLTTLMTSYGYLLHDYTPPDLRKAIVLYDRTNAIREGGAGKSILCDGINQLRPYHWIDGKRLKGEQRFVMEGYTEDKRVVLISDLRKDWELEDYYNMISDGFTVEGKGKPVFTIPKKLAPKLLLNTNYTIPAVSRSDRRRVHFVPISQFYGVLNDSQGKTPADVHGGYLLEEGNWTSEDWTSFYVTCIHCIQEYVDKGLVVFNDHVLHDRQLLAAAAHDETLLQIMQGFIEEVVRSGGVCERDQVMNLYQTNPDLERYSDWSASWKTRRFKDIAAGMGYQVNPGRTGNRWQQKVNGEMKDFYELVRPLQPDAPQTQKGSGGIKTNAEKAAAEEPPVVKGGRFAGFLFGEED
- a CDS encoding AlpA family transcriptional regulator, which produces MARLTTAPRFLRVREVLEMTGMSRSFIYAQMAEGTFPKQIHLGPRTIVWNEREVVQWMEDRMASR